One genomic segment of Halalkalicoccus tibetensis includes these proteins:
- a CDS encoding universal stress protein, translating into MAENVLERVLLPVASEEDARTTCASALPRIADADGSVLAVHVVEKGDGAPDPTSPTQQEERGEEAFAVVAEECEAAGIPCETRMLYGSDVAETIFDGAREEDATAIGFIPRESNRIVEILSGSTTYSILQNADRPVVVFPSG; encoded by the coding sequence ATGGCCGAGAACGTTCTCGAACGAGTACTGCTGCCGGTCGCAAGCGAGGAGGACGCCCGAACGACCTGCGCGAGCGCGCTCCCGCGGATCGCCGACGCCGACGGGTCGGTGCTCGCCGTCCACGTCGTCGAGAAGGGCGACGGCGCGCCCGACCCGACCTCGCCGACCCAGCAGGAGGAGCGCGGCGAGGAGGCCTTCGCGGTCGTCGCCGAGGAGTGCGAGGCCGCCGGGATCCCCTGCGAGACGCGGATGCTCTACGGGTCGGACGTCGCCGAGACGATCTTCGATGGCGCCCGCGAGGAGGACGCGACGGCGATCGGGTTCATCCCTCGCGAGTCGAACCGGATCGTCGAGATCCTCTCGGGATCGACGACCTACTCGATCCTCCAGAACGCCGACCGGCCCGTCGTCGTCTTCCCCTCGGGGTAG